The Musa acuminata AAA Group cultivar baxijiao chromosome BXJ1-3, Cavendish_Baxijiao_AAA, whole genome shotgun sequence genome window below encodes:
- the LOC135636322 gene encoding tyrosine-protein phosphatase DSP1-like, with protein sequence MGEEASIAVVALVLQPPGAEEVPHLFVPPPNFAMVGCGLYRSGFPDAANFCFLTTLRLRSVLCLCPEPYPEENMEFLRENGIKLFQFGIDGCKEPFVDIPEETICEALEVVLDVRNHPLLIHCKRGKHRTGCIVGCLRKLQRWCLTSIFDEYHRFAAAKARVSDQRFIERFDVTCMKISSAPFFS encoded by the exons ATGGGAGAGGAGGCGTCGATCGCGGTAGTGGCGTTGGTCTTGCAGCCCCCTGGCGCGGAGGAAGTGCCGCACCTCTTCGTCCCGCCGCCCAACTTTGCCATGGTCGGCTGCGGCCTCTACCGCTCCGGTTTCCCGGACGCCGCCAACTTCTGCTTCTTGACGACGCTCAGGCTCCGCTCCGTCTT GTGTCTTTGCCCTGAGCCCTACCCGGAGGAGAACATGGAGTTCCTTCGGGAGAACGGGATCAAGCTGTTCCAGTTCGGGATCGACGGTTGTAAG GAACCGTTTGTCGACATTCCAGAAGAGACAATTTGCGAGGCCCTCGAGGTTGTTCTTG ATGTCCGAAACCACCCGCTCCTAATTCATTGCAAACGAGGAAAG CACCGAACCGGTTGCATCGTAGGCTGCCTAAGAAAGCTTCAGCGTTGGTGCCTCACTTCCATTTTCGACGAGTACCATCGCTTTGCTGCTGCAAAGGCAAGGGTTTCTGATCAAAGATTCATAGAGCGATTCGACGTAACTTGCATGAAAATTTCATCTGCTCCATTTTTTAGTTAG